A section of the Bradyrhizobium oligotrophicum S58 genome encodes:
- a CDS encoding trypsin-like serine peptidase — MDEFRDSIARITIDGAEVRGTGFLVAPDLVATALHVVANRDDDPPSFPPGAIQLHFPGIDPPIKAVVQAVNRDADCALLRCVDAKPLATRPTLVLRELSYPGDVFTSFGYPDTQFVDGMVWSGKIRDPNAQLTNFFPKGQVPYRPVLQLFSQEAAAPGAAPQGLSGAPVIVGAAVVGLMRFALMRAGTSAAGTLYACSAADIVALAPTILSLRPGPAQTVIITPAQIEKLLPLLDVAFASDLTSLRRVVRFSLGAEAERSLPAARSLTEYATGLLEILQQQGPGTIGVLLRGVLAARPTNELKAFASDISPYALEPVDDHTQVQDTHDDCLADTIGIALTELTVLRDRAEFQSIIRSYRADFERTRQQISILAKYKELHSCLHDVQEKFEQISETVNRMKDGEAVNSYVRDHVRFLHAAVTTATSQLAGLPTADRERVWIQELDDCAAILKSVIFPQAEDPVDDSKLFGVPDRLEQTLSAATELNRDLVETAKFVRLDNLGDTMRLVEQQLGDVLQPDALQRLKDGYVAVGRLRARLSGLVAEHDEWQELNTALEAARNERTKHQPQAKFTSWKLFRNQLVGLCGTFPSELWAADLTAMMKPWMADTPPPEPRLATSAEKLDNQFVDFYKTCVDRFIDVDDELNRLCRRIVPFGLPLTVLTKLRQQPTQAAGQG, encoded by the coding sequence ATGGATGAATTTCGCGACTCCATCGCCCGGATCACCATCGACGGCGCCGAGGTGCGTGGCACCGGCTTTCTCGTCGCCCCCGACCTCGTGGCCACGGCGCTTCACGTCGTTGCCAACCGCGATGACGACCCGCCAAGCTTCCCGCCGGGCGCGATCCAGCTGCACTTTCCGGGCATCGATCCTCCGATCAAGGCCGTGGTGCAGGCCGTCAACCGGGACGCTGATTGCGCGCTGCTTCGCTGTGTCGACGCCAAGCCGCTGGCAACCCGCCCCACCCTTGTCCTGCGCGAGTTGTCCTATCCCGGGGACGTGTTCACATCGTTCGGCTACCCGGACACTCAGTTCGTCGACGGCATGGTCTGGAGCGGCAAGATCCGCGATCCCAATGCCCAGCTCACCAATTTCTTTCCCAAGGGACAAGTGCCCTATCGCCCGGTGCTGCAGTTGTTCAGCCAGGAAGCTGCCGCGCCCGGTGCTGCGCCACAAGGTCTCTCGGGCGCGCCGGTGATCGTCGGGGCAGCGGTAGTCGGACTGATGCGCTTTGCACTGATGCGGGCTGGCACCTCCGCGGCCGGCACGCTCTACGCCTGCAGCGCCGCCGACATCGTTGCGCTGGCGCCAACGATTTTGAGTCTGCGGCCGGGACCAGCGCAGACCGTCATCATCACCCCCGCGCAGATCGAAAAGCTGCTGCCGCTGCTCGATGTCGCATTCGCCAGCGATCTTACCAGCCTGCGCCGTGTCGTGCGGTTCTCGCTCGGAGCCGAGGCTGAACGCAGCCTGCCTGCGGCACGATCCTTGACCGAATACGCAACGGGCTTGCTGGAAATTCTGCAGCAGCAGGGACCGGGCACCATTGGCGTGCTGCTGCGCGGCGTGTTGGCGGCGCGGCCGACCAACGAACTCAAAGCGTTCGCCAGCGATATCTCACCCTATGCTTTGGAGCCCGTCGACGACCATACTCAGGTCCAAGACACTCACGACGATTGCCTCGCCGACACCATCGGAATCGCTTTGACCGAGCTCACGGTGCTGCGCGACCGAGCGGAATTCCAATCGATTATCCGCAGCTATCGCGCGGATTTCGAGCGCACCCGGCAGCAAATCAGCATCCTGGCGAAATACAAGGAGCTGCACAGCTGCCTGCATGACGTGCAGGAAAAATTTGAGCAGATCAGCGAAACCGTCAATCGCATGAAAGACGGCGAAGCGGTCAACAGCTATGTGCGCGACCACGTCCGGTTCCTGCATGCCGCGGTTACTACCGCGACGTCACAGCTCGCCGGGCTTCCGACCGCCGACCGCGAGCGGGTCTGGATCCAGGAGCTGGATGATTGCGCCGCGATTTTGAAAAGCGTGATCTTTCCCCAGGCCGAAGACCCCGTCGACGACTCCAAGCTGTTCGGAGTGCCCGATCGGCTGGAACAGACACTGTCTGCGGCAACTGAGCTGAACCGTGACCTGGTAGAAACCGCAAAGTTCGTCCGCCTGGACAATCTCGGCGACACCATGCGTCTGGTCGAGCAACAGCTTGGAGACGTCCTACAGCCGGATGCGCTGCAACGGTTGAAGGACGGCTATGTCGCGGTCGGACGGCTGCGCGCGCGGCTGTCGGGGCTGGTCGCCGAACACGACGAATGGCAGGAGCTAAATACGGCGCTCGAGGCCGCCAGGAACGAGCGCACCAAACATCAACCGCAAGCCAAGTTCACCTCGTGGAAGCTATTCAGGAATCAGCTTGTCGGGCTCTGCGGAACCTTCCCGAGCGAGCTTTGGGCGGCCGATCTCACGGCGATGATGAAACCCTGGATGGCCGACACGCCGCCGCCGGAGCCGAGGCTGGCCACCAGCGCCGAGAAGCTCGATAATCAGTTCGTGGATTTCTACAAGACCTGCGTCGACCGCTTCATCGACGTCGATGACGAGCTAAACCGGCTGTGTCGCCGGATCGTGCCGTTCGGCCTGCCATTGACCGTTCTGACCAAGCTTCGGCAGCAACCCACGCAAGCAGCAGGACAAGGCTGA
- a CDS encoding pentapeptide repeat-containing protein, whose amino-acid sequence MQSTAHDENVSGSPQTPQQEPFVSLQQLQHESDVLIDSLPDAEALPDNAMSQIEHIAQFIARATETGAVLDSPAERKSAQALIDFWSSKYYALSGTSPSRRRVGGRNSLRGFDSALIKQAVHDAEITLASFSAPEREIARRILLRLVKRGPEDGGVTLAVVERKALATLDAPDRVAAVLDVLIQTGLVTQVDYGGSSRLTLRFDTLTREWPVLQDWIAQRQKFAARANFWQSNGRRAKDLAPELLAKRALADYGDLDAVESDYVAASLGRGRRDRWARMALTAGLLACVVLAMAWWRSDRLQHLQNEQIALSLPRTPNGALQAHLNDLADQNLPISLQNREVRDLDLAGLYSQRRPLAVGDFVNSTLHRVVFDRAVLSNSAFSQATLNGVNFVASDLSFARFDGAVITSSSFANAKLYRSLFDRARLSEADFSDTDLRSTSFWHVKLMGRSPNFTGTAWWLAFGWSRKTIEQLAKDYPREALRQARTYQDDVARSLTAPPDEKPIDRAVRLNDLAWTYAIYGIDLDSAAKVGEEAAAIYESLRSEPTAAQSLSVDPYNNLLDTRAYIFLQQGKIDEAKAALEKLSNRRLETYGASLFKYAVARTVYALGRPDPEKSLLTSQAMADLDRAIRELNYVPSHELYLLAGIMTDDFKEALQKKLAMEND is encoded by the coding sequence ATGCAGTCGACAGCGCACGATGAGAACGTCTCGGGATCGCCTCAAACGCCGCAGCAGGAGCCGTTCGTCTCGTTGCAGCAACTGCAGCACGAGAGCGACGTGCTGATTGACAGCTTGCCCGATGCCGAGGCACTGCCGGACAATGCGATGTCGCAGATCGAACACATCGCCCAGTTCATTGCTCGCGCGACCGAAACCGGCGCGGTGCTGGACAGCCCCGCCGAGCGTAAGAGCGCACAGGCGCTGATTGATTTCTGGAGCTCCAAATACTATGCGCTGTCGGGGACGTCGCCATCGCGGCGTCGGGTCGGCGGTCGCAACTCGCTTCGCGGCTTCGATTCAGCGCTCATCAAGCAGGCAGTGCACGACGCGGAAATCACTCTGGCCAGCTTCAGCGCGCCGGAACGGGAGATCGCCCGTCGAATTTTGCTGCGCTTGGTGAAACGGGGGCCGGAGGACGGCGGCGTCACCTTGGCAGTGGTGGAGCGCAAAGCTCTGGCGACGCTTGACGCGCCCGATCGGGTGGCAGCCGTGCTCGACGTGCTGATCCAAACCGGACTAGTCACGCAGGTCGACTACGGCGGCTCCTCACGGCTTACCTTGCGCTTCGATACCTTGACCCGGGAATGGCCGGTCCTGCAGGATTGGATCGCCCAGCGACAGAAATTCGCCGCGCGAGCGAATTTCTGGCAGAGCAACGGCCGGCGGGCGAAAGATTTAGCGCCCGAGCTGCTCGCCAAGAGAGCGCTGGCTGACTACGGCGATCTCGACGCCGTGGAAAGTGACTATGTCGCCGCAAGTCTGGGTCGAGGGCGTCGCGACCGCTGGGCGAGAATGGCTCTGACCGCGGGGCTGCTTGCGTGTGTCGTGCTTGCCATGGCTTGGTGGCGGTCCGACAGATTGCAGCATCTACAGAACGAACAGATCGCGCTGTCGCTGCCGCGCACACCCAACGGCGCGCTACAAGCCCACCTCAACGATCTGGCGGACCAAAACCTGCCGATCTCGCTGCAGAACCGGGAGGTGAGGGATCTCGACCTCGCAGGTCTCTACAGTCAGCGCCGTCCGCTCGCTGTCGGCGATTTCGTCAACTCCACCCTGCATAGGGTCGTGTTCGATCGCGCGGTGCTATCGAACTCGGCCTTCAGCCAGGCCACGCTGAACGGAGTGAACTTCGTCGCCTCGGATCTATCCTTTGCGCGCTTTGACGGCGCTGTGATCACCTCGAGCTCGTTCGCCAACGCCAAACTCTATCGGTCGCTATTCGACAGAGCCCGCCTCAGCGAGGCCGATTTCTCGGATACCGACCTGCGTTCGACATCGTTCTGGCACGTGAAACTGATGGGAAGATCCCCGAATTTCACCGGCACCGCATGGTGGCTCGCGTTCGGCTGGTCTCGCAAGACGATCGAGCAGTTAGCCAAAGACTATCCGCGCGAGGCCCTGAGGCAGGCCAGAACCTACCAGGACGACGTCGCCCGCAGCCTGACGGCTCCGCCGGACGAAAAGCCGATCGATCGTGCAGTTCGATTGAATGATCTGGCGTGGACCTATGCGATCTACGGCATCGACCTCGACTCCGCGGCCAAGGTCGGCGAAGAGGCGGCGGCGATCTATGAGAGCTTGCGCAGCGAGCCGACCGCCGCTCAAAGCTTGTCGGTCGACCCTTACAACAATCTCTTGGACACCCGCGCCTATATTTTCCTACAACAGGGCAAGATCGACGAAGCGAAGGCCGCGTTGGAAAAACTGTCGAACCGCCGGTTGGAAACCTATGGCGCCTCTCTATTCAAATATGCTGTCGCGCGGACGGTGTATGCACTGGGGCGGCCGGATCCAGAAAAGAGCCTTCTGACCAGCCAGGCGATGGCAGACCTGGATCGCGCGATTAGAGAACTGAATTACGTCCCCAGCCACGAACTCTATCTGCTTGCTGGGA